In a single window of the Streptomyces sp. NBC_01471 genome:
- a CDS encoding DEAD/DEAH box helicase, which translates to MNAKPPDPKGDVTTPQSAARDLPPVESFDALGLPPELTATMTGLGVTEPFPIQAATLPHALAGRDVLGRARTGSGKTLAFGLALLARTAGMRAESKRPLALVLVPTRELAQQVSDALAPYAQALNVRLATVVGGLAINRQAALLRAGAEVVVATPGRLADLVSRRSCDLEQVRITVLDEADQMCDLGFLPQVSDILDQVRPDGQRLLFSATLDHKVDQLVQSYLHEPAVTSLDRVAGAVTTMEHHVLNVHPADKYATATEIAARDGRVLMFLDTKAGVDQFTRHLRASGVRAGALHSGKSQPQRTHTLAQFKDGEITVLVATNVAARGIHIEALDLVVNVDPPADAKDYLHRGGRTARAGESGNVVTLVTPNQRRDVNQIMTDARIRPTVTQVRSGEEKLTAITGAKRPPIEGKGSGNAPFRGMGARPGRPKESRRTADARKTAEARAAARVRRGR; encoded by the coding sequence ATGAACGCGAAGCCGCCGGACCCGAAGGGCGACGTCACTACGCCGCAGAGTGCTGCCCGTGACCTGCCGCCGGTCGAGTCCTTCGACGCACTCGGGCTGCCGCCGGAGCTGACGGCGACGATGACCGGCCTCGGCGTGACAGAGCCCTTCCCGATCCAGGCCGCGACCCTGCCCCACGCGCTGGCCGGCCGTGATGTCCTCGGCCGCGCCCGGACCGGTTCCGGCAAGACGCTTGCCTTCGGGCTTGCGCTGCTGGCACGGACGGCAGGTATGCGAGCGGAGTCGAAGCGGCCGCTCGCACTGGTCCTGGTGCCGACCCGGGAGCTCGCGCAGCAGGTGAGCGATGCGCTGGCGCCGTACGCGCAGGCGCTGAACGTGCGGCTGGCGACGGTGGTGGGCGGGCTGGCGATCAACCGGCAGGCAGCGCTGCTGCGGGCCGGCGCCGAAGTGGTCGTCGCGACACCGGGGCGGCTCGCCGACCTCGTATCGCGTCGGTCCTGTGATCTGGAGCAGGTGCGGATCACGGTGCTGGACGAGGCGGACCAGATGTGCGACCTGGGGTTCCTGCCGCAGGTCTCGGACATCCTGGACCAGGTCCGCCCCGACGGACAGCGGCTGCTGTTCTCGGCGACGCTCGACCACAAGGTCGACCAGTTGGTGCAGAGCTATCTGCACGAGCCGGCGGTAACCTCGCTCGACCGTGTGGCGGGCGCGGTCACCACGATGGAACACCACGTGCTGAACGTCCATCCCGCCGACAAGTACGCGACCGCGACCGAAATCGCGGCGCGGGACGGCCGGGTCCTGATGTTCCTGGACACCAAGGCCGGCGTGGACCAGTTCACCCGGCACCTGCGGGCCAGCGGGGTACGGGCCGGCGCCCTGCACAGCGGGAAGTCGCAGCCCCAGCGCACACACACGCTCGCGCAGTTCAAGGACGGCGAGATCACCGTGCTGGTGGCCACCAACGTCGCGGCGCGAGGCATTCACATCGAGGCGCTCGACCTCGTCGTCAACGTCGACCCGCCTGCCGACGCGAAGGACTACCTGCACCGCGGCGGGCGTACGGCTCGTGCCGGGGAATCCGGGAACGTGGTCACGCTGGTCACCCCGAACCAGCGGCGGGACGTGAACCAGATCATGACCGATGCCCGGATCCGGCCGACTGTCACCCAGGTGCGCTCCGGCGAGGAGAAGCTGACCGCCATCACCGGGGCGAAGCGCCCGCCGATCGAAGGGAAGGGCAGCGGCAATGCCCCCTTCCGTGGCATGGGCGCTCGTCCGGGCCGCCCCAAGGAGTCCCGGAGAACGGCCGACGCCCGCAAGACGGCGGAGGCACGCGCGGCGGCCCGGGTACGCAGGGGCCGCTGA
- a CDS encoding threonine/serine exporter family protein yields MFSLGRRHARRERQERRQKDESTALDRLYGTEFESFPFPVPEQVDEQTATDFLRFVLRHARELFLAGAETQAIDAAAIAITARWRMDHVSIDITSRTVQAQYAPEGILPLMMMTVTGSEDSRDLDQLDQLHSLTRHILREDMPPSAAERALNQIISRKGIWPWWTSVLGGALLAAMLCVLASGTLKAALFSPLVFVISNRVSWALGKSGLQSFYVTALQTACSIGSALLLADARVLTGGEAASVAAANVVILLPILSLVSMVEDAISGFRSMASGRIISVGLFFAAMVAGVFLVGFLLRHSDLQARDTAFRALPLAATLLTSAIGSLGNAVFMGGPPRLLPWAVAGGVLAGFVNNGTQQYLDQPTPVATLTGAVFLGAAAGAVAPSLRLPARSLVVPGVAGALLPGPDVYRSLLQAALHVSGAGSYALIAFVATAAIGVGSVLGSSLGNAAQREWSPRARSPRSGSTSSA; encoded by the coding sequence ATGTTCTCCCTCGGTAGACGCCATGCCCGGCGGGAGCGCCAGGAACGCCGCCAGAAGGACGAGTCCACGGCGCTCGACCGGCTCTACGGCACCGAGTTCGAAAGCTTTCCCTTCCCCGTCCCGGAGCAGGTGGACGAACAGACCGCCACCGACTTCCTGCGCTTCGTCCTCCGCCACGCCCGGGAGCTCTTCCTTGCCGGCGCGGAGACGCAGGCCATCGACGCGGCCGCCATCGCGATCACGGCACGCTGGCGGATGGACCATGTCAGCATCGACATCACCTCCCGGACGGTCCAGGCCCAGTACGCCCCGGAGGGCATCCTGCCGCTGATGATGATGACGGTGACGGGCTCGGAGGACAGCCGGGATCTCGACCAGCTCGACCAGCTGCACAGCCTCACCCGGCACATCCTGCGCGAGGACATGCCTCCATCGGCCGCCGAGCGCGCCCTGAACCAGATCATCTCCCGCAAGGGCATCTGGCCCTGGTGGACGTCGGTGCTGGGCGGCGCCCTGCTCGCCGCGATGCTCTGCGTCCTCGCCTCCGGCACCCTCAAGGCCGCGCTCTTCTCGCCGCTGGTCTTCGTGATCAGCAACCGCGTCAGCTGGGCCCTCGGCAAGAGCGGCCTCCAGTCCTTCTACGTCACGGCGCTCCAGACCGCCTGCTCGATCGGCTCCGCCCTGCTGCTCGCCGACGCCAGGGTGCTGACCGGCGGCGAGGCGGCGAGCGTCGCCGCCGCCAACGTGGTGATCCTGCTGCCCATCCTGTCCCTGGTCAGCATGGTGGAGGACGCGATCTCCGGGTTCCGCTCCATGGCGAGCGGCCGGATCATCAGTGTGGGGCTCTTCTTCGCGGCCATGGTCGCCGGCGTCTTCCTCGTCGGCTTCCTGTTGCGGCACAGTGATCTGCAGGCCCGGGACACCGCCTTCCGCGCCCTTCCGCTCGCGGCCACCCTGCTGACGTCGGCCATCGGCTCCCTCGGCAACGCCGTCTTCATGGGCGGGCCGCCCCGCCTGCTGCCCTGGGCGGTCGCTGGTGGGGTGCTCGCCGGTTTCGTCAACAACGGCACCCAGCAGTACCTGGACCAGCCGACCCCGGTCGCCACTCTCACCGGGGCGGTGTTCCTCGGTGCGGCGGCCGGTGCGGTCGCTCCCAGCCTGCGCCTTCCGGCCCGCTCCCTCGTGGTACCCGGTGTCGCAGGGGCCCTGCTGCCGGGCCCGGACGTCTACCGCAGCCTGCTCCAGGCCGCGTTGCACGTCTCGGGGGCGGGTTCGTACGCCCTGATCGCCTTCGTCGCCACCGCCGCCATCGGGGTCGGCAGCGTCCTCGGCAGCTCCCTCGGCAACGCCGCCCAGCGCGAATGGAGCCCCCGTGCCCGCAGCCCCCGAAGCGGCTCCACCTCGTCCGCATAA
- a CDS encoding class I SAM-dependent methyltransferase, with product MADEQERVQPSGVWATAVGVARVRALETERENALFRDPLAQAFATAGGLWPSSPRLSDDEAARRRRRAVSFSIVIRTKFLDDLLQEASASGVRQVVLLGAGMDSRAFRMDWPEGTRLFEVDTAAPLDFKASVLRQERAVARCERITVAVDLREDWPAALAAAGHDPAVPTAWIAEGLLIYLPEDAVELLLARISRQSAAGSRMGLTLGSRGVIERFGAEATPGSAASMWISEMPDDPVGWLAGHDWEADSHTLRERAAAYGRPISTPPQREERPGGLISAVRR from the coding sequence GTGGCTGATGAGCAGGAGCGGGTGCAGCCGTCGGGTGTGTGGGCCACGGCGGTGGGGGTGGCCAGGGTGCGGGCGCTGGAGACCGAGCGGGAGAACGCGCTCTTCCGCGACCCACTGGCACAGGCCTTCGCCACCGCCGGCGGCCTGTGGCCCTCCTCGCCGCGGCTGTCCGATGACGAGGCCGCGCGACGCCGTCGGCGGGCCGTGTCGTTCTCCATCGTCATCAGGACGAAGTTCCTCGACGACCTGTTGCAGGAGGCCTCCGCGTCCGGGGTCAGGCAGGTCGTGCTGCTCGGCGCCGGCATGGACAGCCGGGCCTTCCGGATGGACTGGCCCGAGGGCACCCGGCTGTTCGAGGTCGACACTGCCGCGCCACTGGACTTCAAGGCTTCGGTGCTGCGCCAGGAGCGGGCCGTCGCGCGCTGCGAGCGGATCACCGTCGCGGTGGATCTGCGTGAGGACTGGCCGGCCGCGCTGGCCGCCGCAGGGCACGACCCGGCCGTGCCGACCGCGTGGATCGCCGAAGGGCTGCTGATCTATCTGCCCGAGGACGCGGTGGAGCTGCTGCTGGCCCGGATCAGCAGGCAGTCGGCAGCAGGCAGTCGGATGGGGCTGACCTTGGGCTCGCGCGGCGTGATCGAGCGCTTCGGCGCGGAAGCCACGCCGGGATCGGCGGCGTCCATGTGGATCTCGGAGATGCCCGACGACCCGGTGGGCTGGCTGGCCGGGCACGACTGGGAGGCCGACAGCCACACCCTGCGCGAGCGCGCTGCCGCCTACGGCCGCCCGATCAGCACCCCGCCGCAGCGTGAGGAGCGGCCCGGCGGGCTGATCTCGGCGGTCCGCCGGTAG
- a CDS encoding aminoglycoside phosphotransferase family protein: MTEPASIPASLARWVESVLGPIQVVRDASHARTDSQVWEVTSRAGRHFVKVAPRPILYTRETRAYRESVPRLGHANAPVMKDSSAELLALVLTAVDGNTLGGDTAPAGRRVAHQQAGRLLRLFHDALPNHQAQAETANTIEDTVTGLEKHIAAAGSHLSTAEADMLRSIVSTLPTLGPLPTGLLHGDFWERNLLWNGRRCALIDYERSTPGPLVADFVKLATAAWPGHPHLNTALFTGYGRQLSPVEQQALTAFAAADAAGALAYGPRHGDTHVTARGRRTVERLAREGWR; encoded by the coding sequence ATGACCGAACCCGCCAGCATCCCCGCGTCACTGGCCAGGTGGGTGGAATCCGTTCTGGGGCCGATCCAGGTCGTACGCGACGCCTCCCACGCGCGGACGGACTCTCAGGTGTGGGAGGTGACCAGCAGGGCGGGCCGTCACTTCGTGAAGGTGGCGCCCAGGCCGATCCTCTACACCCGCGAGACACGGGCCTACCGTGAGTCCGTTCCCCGCCTCGGCCACGCCAACGCGCCGGTAATGAAGGACAGTTCGGCTGAACTGCTCGCCCTCGTCCTCACCGCCGTGGACGGCAACACCCTGGGGGGTGATACGGCACCCGCAGGACGCCGCGTCGCACACCAGCAGGCCGGCCGACTCCTGCGCCTCTTCCACGATGCGCTGCCGAACCACCAAGCCCAGGCCGAGACCGCGAACACCATCGAGGACACGGTCACCGGGCTGGAGAAGCACATCGCCGCCGCAGGCAGCCATCTGTCCACCGCCGAAGCCGACATGCTCCGCAGCATCGTCAGCACCCTCCCCACTCTCGGACCGCTGCCCACCGGACTTCTCCACGGGGACTTCTGGGAACGCAACCTGCTCTGGAACGGCCGGCGCTGCGCGCTGATCGACTACGAACGCAGCACGCCAGGCCCCCTCGTCGCCGACTTCGTCAAACTCGCCACGGCCGCATGGCCGGGCCACCCCCACCTGAACACAGCGCTGTTCACCGGCTACGGGCGTCAGCTCTCCCCCGTCGAACAGCAGGCGCTGACGGCCTTCGCCGCGGCGGACGCGGCCGGCGCCCTGGCCTACGGCCCCCGCCACGGCGACACCCATGTGACCGCGCGCGGCCGGCGCACGGTCGAGCGTCTGGCACGGGAGGGGTGGCGATGA
- a CDS encoding NUDIX domain-containing protein, with the protein MSEHPQLLTACVAQVLLHANGSALCVRGKPGAALAQGRLTVLGGRLQDGEPLDRAARRETEKATGVRVSPTHQEFCGLLHHHAPGRTDQITAVFVAQSWTGEPNNAEPHKHQGLFWVSMENPPPDCHPDTTAIFQTLTEGPSYRALNWISPGGSL; encoded by the coding sequence ATGAGCGAGCACCCCCAGCTGCTGACTGCCTGCGTGGCCCAGGTCCTGCTGCATGCGAACGGATCCGCCCTGTGCGTTCGCGGAAAACCCGGCGCGGCACTCGCCCAGGGAAGGCTGACCGTCCTGGGAGGCCGCCTCCAGGACGGCGAACCACTGGACCGTGCGGCACGGCGGGAAACGGAGAAGGCAACCGGAGTCCGCGTCAGCCCCACCCACCAGGAGTTCTGTGGACTCCTCCACCATCACGCCCCCGGAAGAACCGACCAGATCACCGCCGTGTTCGTGGCGCAGTCCTGGACCGGTGAGCCGAACAACGCCGAGCCACACAAGCACCAAGGACTCTTCTGGGTGTCGATGGAGAATCCCCCGCCGGACTGTCACCCCGACACCACCGCCATCTTCCAGACGCTCACCGAGGGCCCCTCGTACAGGGCACTGAACTGGATCAGCCCGGGAGGCTCCCTGTGA
- a CDS encoding ABC transporter ATP-binding protein: MAEPQVSDAEQELFGGPLRYDMGWAEHEHARLDLTMLSAIRAMPRLVGGTLRRAWSVDRPALLAVGFSEIGQGIAAAVSLLAVNAVMHALLGGGTPDHRLHKALPALIAAAIVAVANAALAGWSTSRAGRLEPLVERVATTEYLAAATAVELEAIEDPEFRRLIDVAQYGAASARRMISACVAALNGTISLIATASILTVLHPALLPMLVLIAAPRGWGAMRVAQERYVSAMNWIEHLRASRLIGNLLTERTAAQEVRIHAVGPFLLDKYRDMAESAEAEQKRLANGKALTELVAAALSGVAMACTYAVMFWLVMTGRMSLAVAGTAVIAVRSGSASLGALVMNVNQLHEESLYVQDHDRFLSVAAGRAIPAGGGPVPRKAGQVDLDKVTYRYPDRDELALDGVSLTLPMGSVTAVVGENGSGKSTLMKVLAGLLLPQSGTVHWGEAELSSLDRAEVFDRVSLLTQDFQRWPVTAALNIRIGRPEHPATDDELRSSVDYAGASPVIAKLPEGLRSLLARMFRGATELSGGEWQKIGLARTHWRSSTSDADSVLIVDEPTSALDPEAEIAAFDRIRRLAGPHRAVVLVTHRMSGVRHADQIYVLDRGRLAEQGHHDELIAAQGRYASMFDAQAAQYAPGPSIPSPASPTVTDPV, translated from the coding sequence ATGGCTGAACCCCAGGTCTCCGACGCCGAACAAGAACTCTTCGGCGGACCGCTGCGCTACGACATGGGCTGGGCCGAACACGAGCACGCACGACTCGACTTGACGATGCTCTCGGCCATCCGCGCCATGCCCCGGTTGGTCGGCGGCACCCTGCGCCGCGCCTGGTCCGTGGACCGGCCGGCCCTGCTCGCTGTCGGGTTCAGTGAGATCGGGCAGGGCATCGCGGCGGCCGTCAGCCTGCTGGCAGTCAATGCCGTGATGCACGCCCTCCTCGGTGGCGGCACACCGGACCACCGCTTGCACAAGGCGCTGCCCGCGCTGATCGCCGCAGCCATCGTCGCGGTCGCCAACGCCGCCCTCGCCGGCTGGTCCACCTCCCGGGCCGGACGTCTGGAGCCGCTGGTCGAGCGGGTCGCGACGACCGAGTACCTGGCCGCTGCCACGGCGGTGGAGCTGGAGGCCATCGAAGACCCCGAGTTCCGCCGGCTGATCGACGTCGCGCAGTACGGCGCCGCGTCCGCCCGCCGCATGATCAGTGCCTGCGTCGCCGCCCTGAACGGCACGATCTCCCTGATCGCCACCGCCAGCATCCTCACCGTGCTGCACCCCGCTCTGCTGCCCATGCTGGTCCTGATCGCGGCTCCCCGCGGCTGGGGGGCCATGCGGGTGGCCCAGGAACGCTACGTCTCGGCGATGAACTGGATCGAGCACCTGCGCGCGAGCCGCCTCATCGGCAACCTGCTCACCGAGCGCACTGCGGCCCAGGAGGTGCGGATCCACGCCGTCGGTCCGTTCCTCCTGGACAAGTACCGGGACATGGCCGAGAGCGCCGAGGCCGAGCAGAAGCGCCTCGCCAACGGCAAGGCGCTCACGGAACTGGTGGCCGCAGCCCTGTCCGGGGTGGCGATGGCCTGCACGTACGCGGTGATGTTCTGGCTGGTCATGACCGGGCGCATGAGCCTGGCCGTGGCCGGGACCGCCGTGATCGCGGTCCGTTCCGGCTCGGCGAGCCTGGGCGCGCTGGTCATGAACGTCAACCAGCTTCACGAGGAGTCCCTCTACGTCCAGGACCACGACCGGTTCCTGAGCGTCGCGGCGGGCCGCGCCATCCCGGCCGGCGGCGGCCCGGTGCCCCGCAAGGCCGGCCAGGTCGACCTCGACAAGGTCACCTACCGCTATCCGGACCGCGACGAACTGGCACTGGACGGGGTCTCGCTCACCCTCCCCATGGGCTCGGTAACGGCGGTGGTGGGTGAGAACGGCTCGGGTAAGAGCACCCTCATGAAGGTCCTGGCGGGCCTGCTGCTCCCGCAGAGCGGCACGGTCCACTGGGGCGAGGCCGAGCTGTCGAGCCTGGACCGGGCCGAGGTGTTCGACCGCGTCTCGCTGCTGACGCAGGATTTCCAGCGCTGGCCGGTGACGGCCGCCCTGAACATCCGCATCGGCCGCCCCGAACACCCGGCGACCGACGACGAGCTGCGCTCCTCGGTCGACTACGCCGGGGCCTCCCCCGTCATCGCGAAACTGCCCGAAGGACTGCGGAGCCTGCTGGCCCGGATGTTCCGCGGTGCCACGGAACTCTCCGGAGGTGAGTGGCAGAAGATCGGCCTGGCTCGCACCCACTGGCGCAGCTCCACATCGGACGCGGACAGTGTCCTCATCGTCGATGAACCCACCTCTGCCCTCGACCCCGAGGCGGAAATCGCCGCCTTCGACCGCATCCGCCGGCTTGCCGGGCCCCATCGGGCGGTCGTCCTCGTCACGCACCGCATGTCCGGCGTCCGGCACGCCGACCAGATCTACGTCCTCGACCGGGGCCGTCTCGCGGAACAGGGACACCACGACGAACTGATCGCAGCCCAGGGCCGCTACGCGTCCATGTTCGACGCCCAGGCCGCTCAGTACGCACCCGGTCCAAGCATCCCGAGTCCCGCCTCTCCGACCGTCACAGATCCCGTGTGA
- a CDS encoding PAS and helix-turn-helix domain-containing protein, producing the protein METLRDRKAVVDETGLKALLEHLPVSWWEADAEMRVVESGGGAFGDPRTAQRFLDTVRQDCAAPRHPPEVRHWQARFDGRVFDVSQSLDDVHDHGGARGLAVEIGAPDAVAARRFDAFADFAPAAAFIRDGEGHYLWTNHAYAHLYGTTPEGIVGRNVRDFNTAADTAQFLALDRDILSRGKPVRHTIGYHRSDGSAGHAAGHRFPVREQGQVCVAGIYVDITDYTHALQQRREAEDHLHALRDHSGLPCALISAGGRIRQASVAAAELLQTRLSDLIGRPAHTVLAPAPELAVLHSRWQDLIARRSRRAETSAVLVDGLGRQRRARLQLTTVGRGSARAASVWAVVTQQALAHEAYPPLTASQVRILSLLAGGRSNGEIAASLRLSRQTVDYHLSRLRDILGAATRPALVARAYVLGILAPQAWPPRSATAPHPQSAI; encoded by the coding sequence ATGGAAACCCTTCGTGACAGAAAGGCCGTCGTGGACGAGACCGGACTCAAAGCGCTGCTGGAACACCTCCCGGTGTCCTGGTGGGAGGCCGACGCGGAGATGCGGGTCGTGGAGAGCGGCGGCGGCGCCTTCGGTGACCCGCGGACGGCGCAGCGGTTCCTCGACACCGTGCGGCAGGACTGCGCCGCGCCGCGGCATCCGCCCGAAGTCCGCCACTGGCAGGCGCGGTTCGACGGCCGGGTCTTCGACGTCAGCCAGTCCCTCGATGACGTCCACGACCACGGCGGGGCCCGCGGACTGGCCGTGGAGATCGGCGCGCCGGACGCCGTCGCAGCGCGCCGGTTCGATGCGTTCGCGGACTTCGCCCCCGCCGCCGCCTTCATCCGGGACGGGGAAGGCCACTACCTCTGGACCAATCACGCCTACGCGCATCTGTACGGGACCACGCCCGAGGGGATCGTCGGACGCAATGTGCGGGACTTCAACACCGCGGCCGACACGGCGCAGTTCCTCGCCCTCGACCGGGACATCCTGTCCCGTGGCAAACCGGTCCGGCACACCATCGGCTACCACCGCTCCGACGGCAGCGCCGGCCACGCGGCCGGTCACCGCTTTCCCGTCCGCGAGCAGGGTCAGGTCTGCGTCGCGGGCATCTACGTGGACATCACCGACTACACCCACGCGCTGCAGCAGCGCCGGGAGGCCGAGGACCATCTGCACGCGCTGCGCGACCACAGCGGGCTGCCCTGCGCACTGATCTCCGCAGGCGGCCGGATCCGGCAGGCGAGCGTCGCCGCCGCCGAATTACTCCAGACCAGGCTGTCGGACCTCATCGGCCGGCCCGCCCACACCGTGCTGGCGCCCGCCCCCGAACTCGCGGTACTGCACAGCAGATGGCAGGACCTCATAGCCCGGCGCAGCAGGCGGGCAGAGACCTCCGCCGTGCTGGTGGACGGTCTCGGCCGGCAACGGCGGGCCCGGCTGCAACTGACGACGGTGGGCCGGGGTTCGGCCCGTGCCGCCAGTGTCTGGGCGGTCGTCACGCAGCAGGCGCTCGCGCACGAGGCGTATCCGCCACTGACCGCCAGCCAGGTCCGCATCCTGTCCCTGCTCGCGGGAGGCCGCAGCAACGGGGAGATCGCCGCCTCGCTGCGGCTGTCCCGGCAGACCGTCGACTACCACCTCAGCAGGCTGCGGGACATCCTGGGCGCCGCCACCCGACCCGCCCTCGTGGCCCGCGCGTACGTCCTGGGCATCCTCGCCCCGCAGGCCTGGCCTCCGCGCTCCGCCACGGCCCCCCACCCGCAGAGCGCCATCTGA
- a CDS encoding ATP-grasp domain-containing protein, whose protein sequence is MSKVLFVHAKGGPPLGYALSRVAARSTVHLLALSALPPTAAEAAERLCASVLVPFGPDRNDLVSLIAAHARAVGADAVVTFSEYAVVAVAEACEELGLAGAGRSCVLARDKRLMRRAWDEHGISQPRCRPVASAEDLTDATGTLTFPLLLKAAWSAGSTAHQIIRSAPQARAAWERARQVMAESALLGYAELHVADAGADFLVEEIVQGSPGEWFGQPGWGDYVSVEGVVVDGDFRPVCLSGRMPTVDPFTERAGIVPASLPHDAQERVVALARAAVDALGLENCGTHTEIKLGSDGRMWVIETAARFGGAMTVPQIEEVFGLDIIGMLVDHLLGRPVSWPARARTPDEARGASGSLVVLAVDGAGDAWQDRRLWDFPTVDKAVPVSPGSRLSVVAESSLPDGTPVPVYDPAAGANTMAALCLLSAADPETVLRDLRTLVDALPQILPPAGSPA, encoded by the coding sequence GTGAGCAAGGTGCTGTTTGTGCATGCCAAGGGCGGACCGCCGCTGGGGTACGCCCTGTCACGGGTAGCCGCCAGGTCGACAGTGCACCTGCTGGCACTCAGCGCGCTTCCGCCCACCGCCGCCGAGGCGGCCGAGCGCTTGTGCGCCTCGGTCCTGGTCCCCTTCGGTCCTGACCGGAACGACCTGGTGTCCCTGATAGCGGCCCACGCCCGGGCGGTGGGCGCGGACGCGGTGGTGACGTTCTCCGAGTACGCGGTCGTGGCGGTCGCCGAAGCCTGTGAGGAGCTCGGCCTGGCGGGCGCCGGCCGCTCCTGTGTGCTGGCCCGCGACAAGCGGCTGATGCGTCGCGCCTGGGACGAGCACGGCATATCCCAGCCGCGGTGCCGGCCGGTCGCATCGGCGGAGGATCTGACCGACGCGACCGGGACCCTCACCTTTCCGCTGCTGCTGAAGGCTGCCTGGAGCGCCGGTTCCACCGCGCACCAGATCATCCGCTCCGCACCGCAGGCGCGGGCGGCCTGGGAGCGGGCGCGCCAGGTCATGGCCGAATCCGCCCTGCTGGGGTACGCGGAACTCCATGTGGCGGACGCCGGAGCCGACTTCCTGGTCGAGGAGATCGTGCAGGGCTCCCCCGGGGAGTGGTTCGGGCAGCCCGGGTGGGGTGACTATGTCAGCGTCGAAGGCGTCGTCGTGGACGGCGACTTCCGCCCTGTCTGCCTCAGCGGCCGTATGCCGACGGTCGATCCGTTCACCGAGCGCGCCGGAATCGTGCCGGCCTCGCTGCCGCACGACGCCCAGGAGCGCGTCGTCGCCCTCGCCCGTGCCGCCGTCGACGCGCTCGGCCTGGAGAACTGCGGGACCCACACCGAGATCAAACTGGGCTCGGACGGCCGGATGTGGGTGATCGAGACAGCCGCACGGTTCGGCGGTGCGATGACCGTCCCGCAGATCGAGGAGGTCTTCGGCCTGGACATCATCGGGATGCTCGTCGATCACCTCCTCGGGCGCCCCGTCTCCTGGCCTGCGCGGGCCCGCACTCCCGACGAGGCGCGCGGCGCGTCCGGTTCGCTCGTCGTGCTGGCCGTGGACGGCGCGGGCGACGCCTGGCAGGACCGGCGGCTCTGGGACTTCCCGACGGTGGACAAGGCCGTTCCGGTGAGTCCGGGCAGCCGGCTGTCAGTGGTGGCGGAGAGCTCGCTCCCCGACGGCACCCCGGTGCCCGTGTACGACCCGGCCGCGGGCGCCAACACCATGGCGGCGCTCTGCCTGCTCTCCGCAGCCGACCCCGAGACCGTGCTCCGGGACCTCCGGACCCTGGTGGACGCCCTGCCGCAGATCCTGCCCCCCGCCGGGAGCCCGGCATGA